In the genome of Puntigrus tetrazona isolate hp1 chromosome 8, ASM1883169v1, whole genome shotgun sequence, the window AAACCGAATGAACTGTATTACCATGGTGTAGATTATCGTTCTTCATGTGTTAGTCATcattaaatcatgtttaatattttaatattcaaaaggAAGATTTGTCAACCCCGTTACAGCACaggctgaaaataaataaatatatatatatatatatagatatatatatatatatatatatatatagagagatatatagatatagatattataatatagatatatatatatatatatatatatatatatatatataatatatatatatagagagaaaaaatatatctatatattaaaaaaatatatctataaaataaaaaaatatatatattataaaaaatatatatatataattaaatatatatatatatattaaaaatatatatatacacacacattttttcaattcttgatgtcttttaaacatttcttgccttatttatacatttagttgctttattttaaggtgtccttgtcgTCTACAGTGTAGATATGCATTTAACTACTGAGAAATATAAATTAACGatactatatggttaggattagggtttagCTCGCATGTAattaagtacatgtaacaaggacaccttagtATACCATACTTACCTTTGTTATGGTTTCTAGCTTCGGGTGATTTCAGTAACTTTTAGGTGGTCGTTGTTACAGTGGGAGGAATTcgaataattacaaataaactcaaaattacCCGTTTAATATCATTAGAGTTGCGTAGCGCAAAAAAACAAGGCCTCCGGTGAAATAACGAAGGCCAAACTCTTCAAAACACCCTTTGCGATATTTAAACAGAAGTGGGATAACGTTCCTTCGTTATTTGTGCTACGCTGACTTCCACCCCCCcctagtaaaaaaaagtcatgcatttaaaatacacttatttcACGTTAAGtatagttcaaatctattaacatGTTTACTGACACAGCACTCTTTTCTTCCACTTTATTTGGAGTGCACGATgcaatttcttaatattaaatttaaaatgcgtTTTAATGCCAACACTGACAGATATTTAAGGCGTACTTGCAATAGTTCCACTTTAACACCACCAGCTGTATTCCACACGTCTTTAGTTGCACaattaaagcacaaaattaGTTCTAGCTCAGCAGACTTTACGCATACCAGTTTAGTATTACAAAAGTACAATcgcagttattttttttatttaagcccGTTAACGTGTGTGCGGTACACTCGGcgtgaaataaatgcatctcaTTTTTAATCATAGTGATTTTCCACAAGGGTCATCCGACGCTTATGCTCCAAAGTCCACTCTACCGGTTACATATTCAGGTTGACCGTTTTGAAGCCGAGCGCCCGGGAGAATCCGATCTAGAACCGGACGGAGAGGTAGTGTGAGAAGGTTCCCAGCAGACGTTCACGCAGCTCGAGTGCTTTCCGGCGTCCCTTTACGACTTCGAGTCTTTGCCCTGGTTCAGCGGCAGGTGCCAGTCAGCCGGAGGCGTCTGTCGAAGCTCCCAGACCGGAGTGAACTTCCTCTGCTCGGCGAGCCGCTTCCTTTCGCTCTCCCGGAGGGCTTCCTAAAGGCGCATGAGGCGACGGATGAGCACAAGGAAAGCTCGTACTTGCAGTGGCCAGAATACGGCGACACGCTCGGCCTGGACTCACCTTGGCGTGTGTGCTGGGGTTTTTCTCCCACTCTTTGCAGGTGCGATAGTCCTCTTTCCACTGCTGGCAGTCCGGCGCTCTTCCGTAGGTGTAGTATTCATGGAACCTGTTAAACAAACTCTTGCAGTGCTTGAATTCACACCAGTAGACGTCGCACGAACGCGGTGGCTGCGGGAAATATATGGGAACGGTTTACAATGGCCACGCGAGACGAAAGTGACTGTTTCTTCGTCAGATTCGGAGAAATGCAGCATCGCTCGCTCagcggcgaatgggtgccgtcagaatgagagtccaaacagctgataaaaacatctcaataatccacagcgctcaaTTAAAGGGAACAGCTGTGTATTTGTGATAagcaaagatgtttttttttttacttcaagtTGCTTCTGGTTAAAACAGAAGCCTGTAATcctaaaaacctttttatttcccactggaggaagtgttattatggatAACGGACTCGCGTTTCTGCCAAAAGtcagtttgaagttaaaacacATTGGTGGAGTTATTTCTTACATGCATGCAACCTTCGGCTTCGCAAGATGTTCATTAAATGACTGGAGCGCTGGGgattattgagatgtttttaatcagccagtttggactctcattctgacggcacccattcgagacagtgatgcaatgctgcatttctccaaatctgttgaagaaacaaacaatatattaatcTTTGGtgatatatttgaatgtatactgtatactgaATGCATCACTGTACACTgtagtgtattatatatatataaagaataccAACGTTTTATCAAAGTAATACTATTAAAACATGGTAATACCATTTGTAAGGGAGTTTATCTTGAGTACACAAACACGTATCAAGGTCACATTTCACTATGCAGGTACACCTTATATATCACCCTATATTTACATCGAAAGCCCAAAACGACTCACTCAATCGCCACtgaatgtaaaatacaaagatAAAGCAATCAGACTGACCCTCCAGCTTGAGTGTGACCCCGCCATACTGCGCGCGCGCTCTTCTTCTCTGGTGTTTTCCAGCGCGTCGCGATCAATGTTTTCGCTCTAAACCGCCATCTACTGGCCATTTCTGATAAAGCACTAtatcaatacaaatatataatatatttttaaatgatattttacgTTCTATTTCCACGCGCGCGTTATATATGTTAACGCTTGATATGTAGTGTGCGCGAATTATCGGAGCTCGTCCtctggacttttattttgtagtcaGGCGGAAGTGGCGGTGAGCGCCGGCGGCTCGTTTAGGCTGCTGCGGTGTCTGTCCTGTTAGTTGGAATTAAAGTGCGGggtaaaaacactttaatgtcGCCAAAATGCCTTCTGAAAGCCTACGGTGGGAAACCTTAGAAGCCCTGAAAAACTCTCCGAAGGGGAAACTCAATTACAGCCCAGACTGGCTGGAAAAAGGGGAGGTAAACATGCTAACAAACTAAGAAATATCAACGCCTTATTTACTTCATTTCTTATCATTATGGAGTTTTAACGCGTTTGTTACCAATTAATATTACCGTGTTggttttttgaaatgtattacatGTGATTCTATATTATAATACCATGGTGAAATAACATAATTAGGCTAAATGTTTATATCGGGATAACGTTACCATAGTATTTTTTGTGATACGATCACTTTACCACGGTACAGCCAAAGTACCAGCTCTTACTCTGCTAGAGCCATATACACAAtatgtaataatgaatatatattcgtataattgtaaataaaagccACATTATAGAGCCCTTTTCACATagcttttaatgtgttttacaaAGGACTAAAACTTTATTCGTAAACAAAAGACAGATAAAGATCAATAAATGTACTTAATTCTTCTCGGTTTTTTAACCCCGTCCATCATTCGTTGTACATTTGAGCTACTGTTCAATTAAAACCAAAATCCAAATCGTTTGCTTATACTAAAACTGAATGGAATCAGAtgctgagtaaatgattcatCGAAAGCCGTCTAACCCCGGTCTGTTTTGCAGGATGTTCTGGCGCGCTGTATCGAGGTGTCCAGTCTGTCTCCTCTCTCGGGACAGATTCTGAAGAGACTGAGCCCCCGTCCGCTGCTCAAGACCCGCTCTCTGTCTTCATGTGTTCGCGATACGAGTCCCGAGATTTCAGAAGATCTTGCCGCTGGTGCTTCGTTTTCCCAGACGAGTCCCAGACAGATTTCATCGCCCGCCTCTCCGCCTCCGGTCTCCATCCACGCCGAGGAGCATGAGCAGGTGACGCCCCGCATGCAAACACTCTTACTGCGCAAAACAGAAACGGATTCGTCGCTACATCCCTTTTTATCTCAACTTATATGACGGCTCTCGTGCATATCCATTGAGTGTGCGATCGCGAAGGAGTGCAATGCTGATTGTCcctcttttcattcatttccgATTTCAGAAAGCGGAAGAAATAAAGCCGGATTGTGTCGGGAGTCCCGCGGCGAGCTCACCTCCAGCGATCTCCATCCTTTCGCCCCGAGCCACGCAGCTGGCCGGCTGCATCCGCATGTGTGAGCAGAAACACAAGGCCAAAGCGAAGGTAGCCTTTGCACGctgatttagttttaaaaatcctTCGGCAAGGATGCATTATTAACCTAAAGTGACGACGAGGATGCTTGCGATGATTTCTCTCACAGGTGGAGCTGAGTCTCAGACAGGAGCAGCAGGAGCGGCTGGTGGCCACCGCCGCCATCTGTGAGTCTGAGCAGCTCAAACGCTACGAGGAGTTGATGGAGCTCAAACAGAGACAGGAGATCCAGAGTATGAGGGACATGATGGAGAAAGAGTAAGGGCTCTCTGAACTGCTCGTTGTCATTCGCGGGTTAAGATGATGCGCTGAGGTAGTCGTTTAAACCGTGTGTTTTGCGTTTAAAGGACGCAGGAGAGTCTCGGCCGTCAGGAGAAGCTGCGAGAGGAACACCGGCACAGAATGAAAGTGAGTCTGAATGTATTGTAGAAATCTTCCGGATTGTGCATAGTGCATTTCGCATTCAGATTCATTCGTCACGTTATATGAGATTCAAGTAATGAAATTGAACAAAGCGAATAGAATTGGCGGAAGTATGTTTCCAGTGTAATGTTGAGTAAAGATTATACTGAAGTTAGAACCAATTTCCTTAGgtagctaaaaataaaaccatagtaaaaatttttttgttaattgaaataaaatcactgttatctaaaaaaaaaaaattatatatatatatatatatatatatatatatatatatatataaaatttctttttgttttgttttagataatatatatatatatatatatatataaaattatattaaaataaagatatatatatatatatatatatatatatatatatatatatatatatatattagttttcatatataaacaactaACTTACAGTTATTGTGATTCAGCGagttatataatattaacatttatgtattattcaGCTTAGTTGTCGAAGcaacatttatgtattaaaaactaatacatttttttaaataaaactataattttctttttaaagaatcgAAAAGTTACAAAAGCACTCAAATATTTGcttatgttaattaaatgtatttttatgttatattatataaaaaaaataattaactaataaaatcTTGGTGATTATAACACTGCTTAAAACAGCtctgtaatgtaattataacCTACATATTAGTTTTCCCGGCAGTATTGACcttatattttactgtacactCATTTAGTTCTTTCTATGGTCTCTTAAACAATTTACATCAGTTAGGTTTGTCTGCAGGCTGGACAGCAATACCACAAAAAAAGCTTGGTTTAACAACTTTAAAACAGCAGAATACAAGAACCGTGTTTAGTAAAGCTTAATTTTCTGTGTTGCAGATCCTGAACCTGCGCCTGCGGGAGGCGGAGCAGCAGCGTCTGCGGGAGGCGGAGCTTGAGCGCCAGCGGCAGGTGGATGGCAGAGAGCGGCACAGAGCGATCAACGCCATTCAGGAGGAAGTGCTACAGCTCAACCAGCTCCTACAGCCCCGCCCCTCCGCACACGCCGACCCCGCCCTAGACCACACCCCCTACATCACCCGCGGCAACCAGCTCTGCTCGCAGGTGTCAGATGTGGTGCCGGCCGCTGCAGACGTGAGTCCACACCCACCTCGCTTTACTACactctttttatttaactgtaaaaacagaaatattattaaacttttCTATTGAGATTCGTTTGAACATGGAATTTacttctgtgatcaaagctgaatcttcagtgtcacatgatccaaaatcattctaatatgctgatttgcgtcccaaaatatttctgatttatcATCAGTGTTTGAAACAGTTATGCTGCGTGTTTTTGTGGACAATGTGATTTAACAGCACTAAcagtaccatttaaaagtttgcgatttaacccaaaaaaacagatttgttacttttattcatcaaggacgttctaaaatatatatatatatatatatatatatatatatatatatatatatatatatatatatatatatatatatacacacattatattgaATGCATGCATCCTGTAACTTCTAGTTTAAGCCTAGTTTTAACCACCAAGTGCAAAAATGCGAATCATAACTCGCTTGCATTTTGCAGGGTCAGTTTCCCAGCGTGGAGGATTTGACCGTGGCGGAGCGAGCGCTACAGGAAATGAGGTCGCTGGTCAGAAACCTGCAGGACGAGGTGGCCCGGGCTGccgagaggaagaggaaggagcaggaggaagaggaggagaagaagaagaggcaCGAGGAGCTAAAAGCCCAGCAAGAGGAGCAAAAGAAATCCGCGGCGCGGTCCGTGAAAGAGAAAGCCAAGAAAGAGGGTGAGGGAGCAGATAACGCACACGAGGGTTTAAAAGGAAGCGAACATCGCTAACGAGATGACTTTTGGTCTCCCCTGCAGGTCTTCAGACAGGAGCGGACGACAGCACTTTAAAGTGGTACAACACGCTGCAGGATGCGGCCGATCGGTGCGCCCAGGCTTTCGACGAGCTCGGCAAAGCTAAAGACACACAGGTCAGGCGCCCTCAGCTCTGTGGAGCGCTTATCGGACACTTTGTGGCGTGGTGTAGGGAATAATTATCTTGCCCTGATGTTGCAGacgaaaaaattaaaaatggagcTGCAAAAGGCCGCCACCACACCTGTGAGCCAGATCGCAAACATCTCAGGTGAGACCAAAGAGCAGCGTGAAGTAAGGATGAACGTGGacataataaaagtgaaaataatatttaataatttaaatagtttttatttatattttgattaaaatttgtAGACTTTCGTTCATTTTAGTACTAGCTCACATACGTGTGTAAAgagtataaacattttttatttctttttagttttagtttcttATTTGTACAGTGTTTAAGTAATTAAACTGACcaaaaattagaaataaaattaaacaaatttaattacatttttattgtattttatttaacattttatttcaagtaacgaataaatatgtaaatgtttttaataagcaGTTAATGTATTTAACGACAGTAGACTTTTTGATATTATGAGAAGGATTATGTTGTTTGTACTTTAATTCGTTGGTATAACCTAAACATTTAAACTGGCTCtaataaaaacctgtttttacaacagatttaaataatgaaCTCGTCACTGACGTAAAGTTCACCTCATGTCCGCTGCTTTCCTTTAAACGTGGTTTGTATGCAGGCGCGCCGCTGAAGGAGGCCTTTGAGAAGATCGATAAGCTTCTGTCCAGCCGTCCGGTGACGTCCGCTGGAAAGACGGTCTCTACGTCCCAGCATCCTCAGGGGCTGGAGTTTGTCAGTTATAAGCTAGCTGAAAAGTTTGTGGTAAggcaaaaacatttcagtgcctggccctttaaatgctaatgagctccgCTGGCCCCGCCCCTCTTTCTCAGCGGGGTGACGTTCTCTGAAGCTAATTAGCACTTTATTAGAAAAGGCGGTTTGCAAAAAGATTCTTCTGATAAACACATTAAGGTAGATCAGGCTGCGTTACTTTTAATAACCTTACGTGATAAACATAGCAGACATCCGAGCCGCTAAAGATGCACTGGATTATTCCCAGATGCGTGAAGTAGCCAAGCATCTGGGAACGGCTTGATTTAAGAAAGGGGGATGAAATAAACGCGTCCAGTGACCCCTTTAATATCACGTTCACAGAAACAAGGAGAAGAGGAGGTGGCGTCCAATCATTCGGCGGCGTTCCCCATCGCCGCTGTGGCGTCAGGCATTTGGGAACTGCATCCTAAAATTGGAGAGCTTATACTCGCCCACCTCCACAAGAAGTGCCCTTATGCCGTCCCTCACTACCCTCCCATGGAGAGTGGCACGTCTGTGGAGGATTACCAGAAGTAAGGGTCTTGCTTCACtcttcagcctttttttttttttttttttttttttttgttagtcgTATTGTTGATATTAATCGTCTgatatttcaaatttgatttaaataattattctttattttattttattattattatttatatttaattttgtatttttactaattatttaatttatttaaatatttattatttatatatattttataaatttattcatatatatatatatatatatatatatatatatatattattattattattattattattattattattattatatatatattttttaaagtaattttgaataacacaaaacgttttagtagttttaattgtagataacatttattttttcggatattttcataattttcacTTAAAATTAACAGCAAGTTAATTATTAATCCAAATGCATTCAGCCAGGccctttaaattattttaacttatttttgacggcagtgtaaaatatatatttttttcgtAAAGAAAGAAATTGATTCCTCCGTTCATAAATGCCAATTCAAGAGATTCCATATCAAtatgtgttattattaatgtatataggACACAAAAATGGCACtccttttttcaattaaaaataattttatggcTTAAACAACAAGCGTAAATTATTACGTATTTGTCTTTCCCATCAGGATTCTGGGATACCGTGTGGAAGACTCTAAAGTGGAAGGACAGGACAGCTTTCTGAAGAGAATGTCGGGAATGATCCGTCTCTATGCAGCAATAATCCAGATGAGATGGCCTTATACCGGCAAACAAGGGGTGTGTCATGTTCCTTTGCTTTAACATGCATTAaagattaaatgcataaaaacaacattattttgtgttttggtgcaaaaaatgcattactttccacGTACCGTACATCATCgcttctcctctaagccccgcctcccgGAACGGCTCGTGCAAATCTCACCGTTCGAAAAAAGAGAggtgcgctctgattggccagctaccCGGCGGGGGGCGTGTTCAAACGAGCTGTTTCAGGGGGCTGTGGACAAGTCGTACATTttcataaagaatatctctATGTCTCTTCCTCAGCCTCATCCTCACGGCTTGAACCACGGCTGGCGCTGGCTGGCACAGATCCTCAACATGGAGCCGCTCGCTGACATCACAGCGACCATTCTCTTCGACTTCCTGGAGGTGAAGCGTTCGGCGATGGTAGCCGTTTCTATCGCTCGCGCTCAGCGTTCGCTTGATGAccgtgtatttatttttttcttctctttaggTCTGCGGAAATGCCTTAATGAAACAATATCGAGGGCAGTTTTGGAAACTCGTACTGCTTATTTATGAAGAATACTTCCCAAGGtattacttaataataaaacctTGTTTTATcgtaaatgcattgcatttattgcCTTTAAAAAAGCCAAGAAATTATCCTTCAAGTGTTTTTGTCCCTTGTTGGTATAAAttctaatgcattttctttGCTGCTAAGGAATAAAAACGACCGTTTGCTGAAAATGTCCTCACTCTCAGGCTATCCAagatacaggttttttttatcagatatGTAGAAAGGTAGCCCTTGCAaaggatgctctgcagtgaatgggtgccgtcagattgagagtccgaacagctgattaaaaacatcacaataatccggTTAACACCCGGAGGAGGCCGAAGTGAAAAAACCAATCCATCGTTGcgctctcattttgacggcacccattcgttGTTgagcatttttccaaatctgatgaaaGAAACGAACTCCATTTACGTGTTGGATGGCCTCAGGTCGAGTGCCTTTTCAGTAAACGCTAAACTGCTTTTTAT includes:
- the gle1 gene encoding nucleoporin GLE1, whose amino-acid sequence is MPSESLRWETLEALKNSPKGKLNYSPDWLEKGEDVLARCIEVSSLSPLSGQILKRLSPRPLLKTRSLSSCVRDTSPEISEDLAAGASFSQTSPRQISSPASPPPVSIHAEEHEQKAEEIKPDCVGSPAASSPPAISILSPRATQLAGCIRMCEQKHKAKAKVELSLRQEQQERLVATAAICESEQLKRYEELMELKQRQEIQSMRDMMEKETQESLGRQEKLREEHRHRMKILNLRLREAEQQRLREAELERQRQVDGRERHRAINAIQEEVLQLNQLLQPRPSAHADPALDHTPYITRGNQLCSQVSDVVPAAADGQFPSVEDLTVAERALQEMRSLVRNLQDEVARAAERKRKEQEEEEEKKKRHEELKAQQEEQKKSAARSVKEKAKKEGLQTGADDSTLKWYNTLQDAADRCAQAFDELGKAKDTQTKKLKMELQKAATTPVSQIANISGAPLKEAFEKIDKLLSSRPVTSAGKTVSTSQHPQGLEFVSYKLAEKFVKQGEEEVASNHSAAFPIAAVASGIWELHPKIGELILAHLHKKCPYAVPHYPPMESGTSVEDYQKILGYRVEDSKVEGQDSFLKRMSGMIRLYAAIIQMRWPYTGKQGPHPHGLNHGWRWLAQILNMEPLADITATILFDFLEVCGNALMKQYRGQFWKLVLLIYEEYFPRIEAVTSTGQMGSVTRLKQFLETSLRTKQIPVPRSELGSAFFRS
- the c8h22orf39 gene encoding UPF0545 protein C22orf39 homolog, with protein sequence MAGSHSSWRPPRSCDVYWCEFKHCKSLFNRFHEYYTYGRAPDCQQWKEDYRTCKEWEKNPSTHAKEALRESERKRLAEQRKFTPVWELRQTPPADWHLPLNQGKDSKS